The Bacteroidota bacterium genomic sequence AATCCTGTATTGCTAGCGACAGTTCTGCCATTACTCCATAAATATGTATAAGGCGAAGTTCCATTTGTTACAGAAGCAGTGGCTACACCGTTTGAATTTCCAGTACAAGAGGAAACGCTGTTTGTAATAGTTGCGATAGGTGCTCCGGATCCTGTAATGGTAGTGCTTACAACAGCTGTACAGCCAATATTGTCAGTAACTGTTAACGTATAAACACCTGTAGAAAGTCCTGTATTACTAGCGACAGTTCTGCCATTGCTCCACAAGTAGGTATAGGGCGAAGTTCCATTTGTTACAGAAGCAGTGGCTACACCGTTTGAATTTCCAGTACAAGAGGACACGCTATTTGTAATAGTTGCGATAGGTGCTCCAGAACCTGTAATGGTAGTGCTTAAAACAGCTGTACAGCCAATGTTGTCAGTAACTGTTAATGTGTAAACTCCCGTGGAAAGGCCAGTATTACTAGAGACAGTTCTGCCATTGCTCCATAAATAGATATAAGGCGAAGTTCCGTTTGTTACAGAAGCAGTGGCTACACCATTTGAATTACCAGTGCACGAAGAAACACTATTTGTAATAGTGGCGATAGGCGCTCCGGAACCAGTAATGGTAGTAGTAGTGACAGTAGTACACCCTCTAGTATCAGTAACTGTTAATGTGTAAACTCCCGTGGAAAGACCAGTATTACTAGCGACAGTTCTGCCATTGCTCCACAAGTAGGTATAGGGCGAAGTTCCATTTGTTACAGAAGCAGTAGCTACACCGTTCGAATTACCCGTACATGATGATACACTATTTGTAATAGTAGCGACAGGTGCTCCAGAACCTGTAATGGTAGTACTTACAACAGCTGTGCAACCAATGTTGTCAGTCACTGTTACTGTGTAAACTCCAGTGCTCAATCCTGTATTGCTAGCAACAGTTCTGCCATTGCTCCACAAGTAGGTATAGGGCGAAGTTCCATTTGTTACAGAAGCAGTAGCTACACCGTTCGAATTACCCGTACATGATGATACACTATTTGTAATAGTTGCAATAGGCGCTCCGGATCCTGTAATGGTAGTGCTTACAACAGCTGTACAACCAATATTGTCAGTAACTGTTAATGTGTAAACTCCCGTGGAAAGTCCTGTATTGCTAGCGACCGTTCTGCCATTGCTCCACAAGTACGTATAAGGCGAAGTTCCATTTGTTACAGAAGCAGTCGCCACACCATTTGTTGTGCCGGTACAAGAAGAAACGCTATTTGTAATAGTTGCGATAGGCGCTCCGGAACCGGTAATGGTAGTACTTACAACAGCTGTACAGCCAATATTATCAGTAACTGTTAATGTATAAACCCCGGTAGAAAGGCCTGTGTTGCTAGCGACCGTTCTGCCATTGCTCCACAAGTAGGTATAAGGCGATGTTCCATTTGTTATAGAAGCTGTTGCGACCCCGTTCGAATTACCTGTACATGATGATACACTATTTGTAATAGTAGCCACAGGTGCTCCGGAACCTGTAATAGTAGTAGTGGCTACAGTAGTACACCCTCTATTATCAGTAACAGTTAATGTGAAAACGCCAGTGCTCAATCCTGTATTGCTAGCAACAGTTCTACCATTACTCCACAAATAGGTGAAAGGTGATGTTCCGTTTGTGATAGAAGCAGTAGCTACACCATTTGTTGTTCCGATACACGAAGACACACTGTTTGTAATTGTTGCGATAGGTGCTCCGGATCCTGTAATGGTAGAGCTTACAACAGCTGTACAACCAATATTGTCAGTAACTGTTAATGTATAAACCCCGGTAGAAAGCCCTGTGTTGCTAGCGACAGTCCTGCCATTGCTCCACAAATAGGTATAAGGCGAGGTTCCATTCGTTACAGAAGCTGTTGCCACACCATTTGTTGTTCCTGTACAGGAAGACACACTGTTGGTGATAGTAGCGATAGGTGCTCCAGAACCAATTATGGTAGTGCTTGCAACAGATGAACACCCTCTGTCGTCAGTAACTGTTAATGTATAAACCCCGGTGGAAAGCCCTGTATTGCTAGCAACAGTTCTACCATTACTCCACAAATAGGTGTAAGGTGATGTTCCGTTTGTTACAGATGCAGTAGCTACACCGTTGGTTGTGCCGGTACATGAGGACACACTGTTTGTAATTGTTGCGACAGGGCCGCCAGATATAGTAATAGTGGTACTTTCTGTGGTTGTACAACCTCTATTGTCAGTAACTGTTATTGTGTAAACCCCAGTAGAAAGCCCTGTATTGCTAGCAACCGTTCTACCGTTACTCCATAAATAAGTATAGGGAGATGTTCCATTTGTAATGGAGACTGTGGCAACGCCATTGCTAGTGCCGGTGCAGGAAGTTACTGTGTTGGTAATACTCGCAATTGGCCCTCCGGATGCTGTAATTGTTGTAGACTTTGTTGCTGAGCAGCCCCTGCTGTCATTAACGGTAATAGAATACACCCCTAATGATAATCCTGAATTCCCTGAAGTTGTAACGCCATTGCTCCATAGATACGTGTAAGGCGGTGTGCCACCTGTAACCGAAGCAGTCGCAACGCCATTGGTAGTTCCTGTGCAGGCTGAAACACTATTGGTAATTGTAACTGCAACTATGTCGGGTTGACTTACTACACCCGACCCACTAATACCTGCCACACAGTTGCTAGAATCGCGTACCACAACAGTGTAGGTGCCAGCGGTTAAATTAGTAATACAGTGGGTGGTAAAGGACCCAGAGGCAGTAACTCCATTGCTCCAACTATAGCTATAAGGAGGGGTGCCACCACTAACATTCACACAAGCGGTTCCATTAGTACCCCCAAAGCAGGGAGTTACAGAAGTGGTAACAATAGTTGCTGTTAGTGCTGCTAATAGCTGAAGTTGAATATTCTTTTTTACTGATTTGCCATATTTATTTGTTACAACAACAAAATGATTTAATTCTGAAGTAGAAAGTAATGCTTTTGCGGTTGTTGCCCCATTACTCCACTTGTAAGTAAATGGACCATCCGATCCAACTACTCCTGTTACCGCCATTTCTGCAACAACTGTACAGGCTGGTACCGGCACTGCATTCGCAACATTAACCGTGAAATTTCCGTTGTCGTTTTTTGAATCGGGAATCCATTTGTAAGATGATTTGTCTTGAGCAATTGCGCTGCCTATAAATGCTAAAAAGCAAGATAATGTTACAAGAAATATGCGTGTAATGTTATTCATAAAAAGAGGTAATTAGCTTATTCCTTTTTCGGGGTCTAAGTGTTTCGACTATAAAGTAACAGTTATTTCTAAAATAATCAAGTGTTATTTGTGTTAAATGAATAAGTCTAACATATACATAATGTATATTTAACTTTGTTTGCAGTAGTTTAGATTCTTTCTTTGCTAACTATACAATCTTTTGTAAAAGTGCTTAGCGTAAAAATAGATAGAAGGATTCAATACTCTACTTTTTTCTAACTTTATCTTATTTATTTACCGATAAATTGAAATATAATTTGTGATCCAAGTATAAGTTGTTTGTAGTAAAACATATAAAATAATAGAAATGAAGATAATTTGCATCGGTCGTAATTATGTTAATCACGCAAAAGAAATGAAAAGCGAAGTTCCTGTAGAACCTGTTTTTTTTATGAAGCCAGATACGGCTCTCCTAAAAGATAATCAGCCGTTTTACTACCCCGATTTTTCTAAAGAAATACATCACGAGTTAGAGGTGGTTGTGAAAATATCTAAACCAGGCAAGCATATTGAAGAAAAGTTTTCGCATAAATACTACGATGAAATTACGGTTGGTATAGATTTTACTGCACGAGATTTGCAAGAAATTTGCAAGCAAAAAGGCTTGCCATGGGAAAAAGCAAAAGCCTTTGATGGCTCTGCTCCAATTGGCAAATTCATTAGAAAAGCAGAGTTAGGGAAATTAGATAGCATTGATTTTAGTCTAACAAAAAATGATTCGGTAGTTCAAAAGGGAAATACCCAGGACATGTTGTTTGGTATCGATAAAATAATTGCCTTTGTGTCTAAGTTTGTTACACTAAAAACGGGCGATTTGATTTTTACGGGAACTCCAGAAGGCGTTGCGCCTGTTGTAATAGGAGATGAGCTTACTGCTTATTTGAATGGAATTAAAGTGTTGAATTTTCAAATTAAATAAACCCTGTAATTACATTTATGGATTTATGATTTACTTCACATGTAATTTCTTTTTCTGCAAAACCAGGCTCGCCATCAAAATGAATAGCACCTGCTGTGTGCCTAGTAATAGAAATTTTAGTGGTAGTAAATGTTTCAACGAATTTAGATGTGTTAAATGTTTTGTTGAATACACGTATAATTAAACTAGGAATATTCCACCATTTGAATGGCTTAAGAACACAAATGTCTAGTTTGCCATCATCTATAACTGCTTGTGGCGCAACAAAAGCATTGTTCCCATATTGCGAAGCATTTGCTATAGTAATTAAAAATGCACTTACTTTTCTTGTATCTCCATCGCTGTGCAGGATATATTCCTGAGGTTTGTAGCTGAATAATTCTTGTGCAATCAGTTTGACATACGTTTTTAGTCCGCGAGTTTTGGCTTCTGCAAACAGTTTTCCTATATGCGCATCAAACCCAATACCTGCAGTACACATAAAAAAAATGCCGTTTATGGTACAAGTGTCAATTTTTTTTGATGTAAGGTCATTAATTAATTCAATCGCCTTCGTAACATT encodes the following:
- a CDS encoding SprB repeat-containing protein encodes the protein MNNITRIFLVTLSCFLAFIGSAIAQDKSSYKWIPDSKNDNGNFTVNVANAVPVPACTVVAEMAVTGVVGSDGPFTYKWSNGATTAKALLSTSELNHFVVVTNKYGKSVKKNIQLQLLAALTATIVTTSVTPCFGGTNGTACVNVSGGTPPYSYSWSNGVTASGSFTTHCITNLTAGTYTVVVRDSSNCVAGISGSGVVSQPDIVAVTITNSVSACTGTTNGVATASVTGGTPPYTYLWSNGVTTSGNSGLSLGVYSITVNDSRGCSATKSTTITASGGPIASITNTVTSCTGTSNGVATVSITNGTSPYTYLWSNGRTVASNTGLSTGVYTITVTDNRGCTTTESTTITISGGPVATITNSVSSCTGTTNGVATASVTNGTSPYTYLWSNGRTVASNTGLSTGVYTLTVTDDRGCSSVASTTIIGSGAPIATITNSVSSCTGTTNGVATASVTNGTSPYTYLWSNGRTVASNTGLSTGVYTLTVTDNIGCTAVVSSTITGSGAPIATITNSVSSCIGTTNGVATASITNGTSPFTYLWSNGRTVASNTGLSTGVFTLTVTDNRGCTTVATTTITGSGAPVATITNSVSSCTGNSNGVATASITNGTSPYTYLWSNGRTVASNTGLSTGVYTLTVTDNIGCTAVVSTTITGSGAPIATITNSVSSCTGTTNGVATASVTNGTSPYTYLWSNGRTVASNTGLSTGVYTLTVTDNIGCTAVVSTTITGSGAPIATITNSVSSCTGNSNGVATASVTNGTSPYTYLWSNGRTVASNTGLSTGVYTVTVTDNIGCTAVVSTTITGSGAPVATITNSVSSCTGNSNGVATASVTNGTSPYTYLWSNGRTVASNTGLSTGVYTLTVTDTRGCTTVTTTTITGSGAPIATITNSVSSCTGNSNGVATASVTNGTSPYIYLWSNGRTVSSNTGLSTGVYTLTVTDNIGCTAVLSTTITGSGAPIATITNSVSSCTGNSNGVATASVTNGTSPYTYLWSNGRTVASNTGLSTGVYTLTVTDNIGCTAVVSTTITGSGAPIATITNSVSSCTGNSNGVATASVTNGTSPYTYLWSNGRTVASNTG
- a CDS encoding fumarylacetoacetate hydrolase family protein, with the protein product MKIICIGRNYVNHAKEMKSEVPVEPVFFMKPDTALLKDNQPFYYPDFSKEIHHELEVVVKISKPGKHIEEKFSHKYYDEITVGIDFTARDLQEICKQKGLPWEKAKAFDGSAPIGKFIRKAELGKLDSIDFSLTKNDSVVQKGNTQDMLFGIDKIIAFVSKFVTLKTGDLIFTGTPEGVAPVVIGDELTAYLNGIKVLNFQIK
- a CDS encoding diacylglycerol kinase family lipid kinase; protein product: MKALIVVNPISGGKDKSFAIDLLKNKLRKDIVAEFLFWNKQEDRLAIITRIKTGDEQLVIAAGGDGTINQVAQAVVNSGKTLGIIPLGSGNGLARHLQIPLNVTKAIELINDLTSKKIDTCTINGIFFMCTAGIGFDAHIGKLFAEAKTRGLKTYVKLIAQELFSYKPQEYILHSDGDTRKVSAFLITIANASQYGNNAFVAPQAVIDDGKLDICVLKPFKWWNIPSLIIRVFNKTFNTSKFVETFTTTKISITRHTAGAIHFDGEPGFAEKEITCEVNHKSINVITGFI